TCTCCACGAGGTTAACCACTCATGCACAGAGTTGTGGTGAGCAACGGCAGttctgccttctctcaaatTGATATACATTCTGCAGCCCATCTCCTTGGTGAATGGTCTGCATACGTTTCATTGGACTGCAGTGGTGTACATGATGTGCATTTGAAGAGATGCGACTGCTAGacttggggggaaaaaaacaagatgaaccACAGCATATTTTCAGACTTCAGCTCCATACTCAACACATATAGGACTGATCatcttctcattttattttaagaaagacaacaaatgtgttatttctaaaatgtttagTTCCTTTAATATCTGCTCATATCTGCCTCTACATCTTTAAGGGACCCTTACAAAGTGTTTAAACAGCGGATTCTGTTAAGTTTGAGGGGTCATTTGATGAAGAAAAATTCTTTCCCTGATTAACCCATAGTGTTTCAGACATGTCAAAaccatgtcatgttttattaagcAGACATTACATTGATACAATTCATAATCGAAAGTAATACTAATTACTCTGACTTTTACAGACATGCTCACTTGAGTGTGAGGGTGGTTTGGACAGCCAGAAGCTGCGCCTGTGCCAGGACTTActgttggaggaggagaaccACAATCCTCTGACTGCTGACTCCCATCAACAGCAAGAACAGGAAGCAGTAGGTGGAATCATGACCGAAAATAATGACGCAACATCTCCAGAACACCAGCTGGCCAAGAAGTATGGAGGCTTTATGAAGCGCTACGGTGGTTTCATGTCTCGCCGCTCCTCCTCTCCAGAGGGAGCACTTGAGGATCCTGGGAACCAGGACGAGGAAGAAAATGCTCGTCTGGAGATCCTAAAGATTCTCAATGCAGTGGCCGAGCATGGCGGTGAGGGGGATGGTCAGGGAAGTGAGGCAGTTAAGAGGTATGGAGGCTTCATGCGTCGGGCTGAAGAAGGGGTGGTGCAGGGTGACCTGTTGGAAGCAGTGTTAGGGCGTGGGCTCAAGAAGCGCTATGGCGGCTTCATGAGGCGCGTGGGCCGGCCTGAGTGGTTGGTGGACAGCAGCAAGAGTGGAGGGGTTTTGAA
Above is a window of Acanthopagrus latus isolate v.2019 chromosome 21, fAcaLat1.1, whole genome shotgun sequence DNA encoding:
- the LOC119011917 gene encoding proenkephalin-A-like, producing MAAAAHSSCVWMLVLGMCVSLVVGTDCRKECALCVYRLLGQQSGFSSRTCSLECEGGLDSQKLRLCQDLLLEEENHNPLTADSHQQQEQEAVGGIMTENNDATSPEHQLAKKYGGFMKRYGGFMSRRSSSPEGALEDPGNQDEEENARLEILKILNAVAEHGGEGDGQGSEAVKRYGGFMRRAEEGVVQGDLLEAVLGRGLKKRYGGFMRRVGRPEWLVDSSKSGGVLKRAWENGSELQKRYGGFMD